AGTGGCGGGCGGCCTCCGGAAGGCCGCCCAGCGCCGCCAGGACATGCTCCTGCTGGATGCCCATGACAGTGTCGAGGGCGCGCCCCCGCGCGAGGCAGGTCGTCATGCTGCCCGCCGCCAGGGAGGAGCCGCAGCCCGTCGTGGTGAAGGACGCGTCCTCCACGAGGCCGTTCCACACGGCGACCCAGAACTCCATCGTGTCGCCGCAGGGCCCGGTGATCCGCGCGTTGCCGTTGTAGTCCTCCAGCGGCCCGTAGTTGCGCGGCGCGGCCGCGTGCTCCTGCGCCGTCGGCGAGAAGGCGCCGTGTCCCTCGGTTTCCATGTGTTTTATCCCTCCGTTAATGCCAGTTGCCGCCATAGCGCCCGGATGTCCTCCGCGCCGGGGGTGTCCGTCTCCACGGCGGACAGGCCCC
This region of Candidatus Hydrogenedentota bacterium genomic DNA includes:
- a CDS encoding iron-sulfur cluster assembly scaffold protein, whose product is METEGHGAFSPTAQEHAAAPRNYGPLEDYNGNARITGPCGDTMEFWVAVWNGLVEDASFTTTGCGSSLAAGSMTTCLARGRALDTVMGIQQEHVLAALGGLPEAARHCALLSANTLRAACEDYLAWAKSRGIALKPPTKKEND